Genomic window (Syntrophobacterales bacterium):
GCCGGTACGGAAAAATGGCGCATTATGTTGAGGTGGGGATGGGCGTTGTCCTGGTCATCGTCGGCCTGATGCTGCTTTTTAATGTGTTCCAATGGATATCAACCTATGGACAGTTCTTCTGGATTGATTTCGGTCTTTAGGGATCTTTTTGTCAATGGTGGATAACATGGAAGAAAAAAGGGGACGTGCAGATGATAGATATAGCTTTAAACATATCATCTTTTTTGTTTTAATTATTGCTGCAATAGCGGTCGTTATTCTACTCCAGGGGAAAGATTCATTCTTTACGTCTGACAAGCCAAGGGTCAAGGTGGGGCTTCCCGCGCCGAATTTTACCTTTCCGGGACTGGACGGCAAGAATATCAGCCTGGCCGATTTCAAGGGAAAAGTGGTCTTCGTCAATATCTGGGCCACCTGGTGCCCCCCTTGCCGGGAAGAGATGCCATCGATGGAAAGGCTTTATCAGGAGCTGAAGGGTAAAGATTTTGAAATCCTCGCGGTCAGCATTGACGCGGCGGGGGCCACGGCTGTTGCCCCATTTATGAAAGAATACAAGCTGAATTTCCCGGCCCTTCTCGATCCCGGGGGGACGATAAAAAATCTCTATGGGACGACCGGCGTTCCGGAAAGTTTTATCGTTAATAAAGAAGGGTTGATTGAAGAAATCGTTATCGGTCCGAGGGGCTGGTTTACCCCTGAAGTTGTCCGTTTTTTCCAAAATCTGATTCAGAGGCCATAAAAAGGTCCCTGGTTTCCTCTTCAGTTTTCATTCTTTTTTACCGCAATTGAAACGTGGTCACACAGGTCTTGCTGTCCGGAAAGGTTTCAATCACGCCCTGGGCGATCAGATCGCCCCTTTTGATCTCCAGACTGATCCGGCGATTTCTCGGCAGCCAGAGTTCCATAAAGCCGTTTTTCAGGGCGGTTGCCGCTTGCTCGACAAGGACATTTCCCTCTGCATCCACGGCCTTTACAAAAAAGGTCTGCTCGGTCAACTCCCCCTGACAGGAGGAGAAATAGTGCGTCATTCACGTATGCGTC
Coding sequences:
- a CDS encoding TlpA family protein disulfide reductase, with protein sequence MEEKRGRADDRYSFKHIIFFVLIIAAIAVVILLQGKDSFFTSDKPRVKVGLPAPNFTFPGLDGKNISLADFKGKVVFVNIWATWCPPCREEMPSMERLYQELKGKDFEILAVSIDAAGATAVAPFMKEYKLNFPALLDPGGTIKNLYGTTGVPESFIVNKEGLIEEIVIGPRGWFTPEVVRFFQNLIQRP
- a CDS encoding CueP family metal-binding protein, whose product is MTHYFSSCQGELTEQTFFVKAVDAEGNVLVEQAATALKNGFMELWLPRNRRISLEIKRGDLIAQGVIETFPDSKTCVTTFQLR